One genomic window of Glycine soja cultivar W05 chromosome 9, ASM419377v2, whole genome shotgun sequence includes the following:
- the LOC114425856 gene encoding CASP-like protein 4D1: protein MVSKTVANSMLFLRIVALAASAATVALLFTNKVKFDDGTKLRFQDFYSYRYEAVIAIIGGTYCILQLPFAIYYAVKQKRLIRNGFLPEFDFFGDKVICVLLATGVGAGFAVSLEFKKFLDDIFDSVGTPKKDPTRTTYDKFFVRGIVASATLLVACLSMTIVSIISSINRSRSKGVFN, encoded by the exons ATGGTGTCCAAAACTGTGGCCAACTCGATGCTTTTTCTGAGGATTGTTGCTCTCGCAGCCTCAGCTGCAACTGTGGCCCTGCTATTTACAAACAAGGTCAAATTTGATGATGGAACAAAGTTGAGATTTCAAGATTTCTATTCATACCG GTACGAGGCGGTGATTGCAATAATTGGTGGTACATATTGTATACTGCAGTTACCATTTGCCATATATTATGCGGTAAAGCAGAAGAGGTTGATACGCAATGGGTTCTTGCCAGAATTTGACTTCTTTGGAGACAAG GTAATTTGTGTGCTTCTGGCCACGGGCGTTGGTGCTGGCTTTGCAGTGTCTTTGGAATTTAAAAAGTTCTTGGATGACATATTTGACTCAGTGGGTACCCCAAAGAAGGACCCAACAAGGACCACATATGACAAGTTTTTTGTTCGAGGGATAGTGGCTTCTGCTACTCTCCTTGTTGCATGCCTTTCCATGACTATCGTTTCAATCATCTCCTCCATTAATCGAAGCCGAAGCAAAGgcgtttttaattaa
- the LOC114425914 gene encoding methylecgonone reductase-like, producing MEPKAIQEVELNSGHKMPTLGFGTGTVPLPPHHVLIPAFIEAIKSGYRHFDTAAYYGSEEPLGQAIALALDQGLIKSRNELFVTTKLWCTDAHPGLVLPALESSLQRLGLEYVDLYLIHFPVRLRQGVKGTKYSKGEILPLDMKGTWEDMERCSKLGLAKSIGVSNFGVKKLSEILQNARVPPALVQVEMNAAWQQENLRKFCKEKGIHVSAWSPLGANGAVWGSLAVMDSPILKDIAIKTGKTVAQVALRWIIEQGATPIVKSFNSERMKENLKLFDWELSETDSEKIKQIPQHRGFSGERFVNEFGPYKTPQDFWD from the exons ATGGAACCAAAGGCAATCCAAGAAGTGGAACTAAACTCAGGCCACAAGATGCCTACATTGGGTTTTGGCACAGGAACTGTGCCCTTACCACCCCATCATGTGCTCATCCCTGCATTCATTGAAGCCATCAAATCTGGCTACAGGCATTTTGACACTGCTGCTTATTATGGTTCCGAGGAACCTCTTGGCCAAGCAATTGCACTAGCACTAGACCAAGGTCTTATTAAAAGTCGTAATGAGCTTTTTGTCACCACCAAATTATGGTGCACTGATGCTCATCCTGGCCTTGTGCTCCCAGCACTCGAGAGTTCATTACA GAGGTTGGGCCTTGAGTATGTGGATCTTTACCTAATTCATTTTCCAGTGAGGCTAAGGCAGGGAGTTAAAGGGACCAAGTACAGCAAAGGAGAGATTCTTCCTTTGGACATGAAAGGGACATGGGAAGACATGGAACGATGCTCCAAGTTGGGCTTGGCCAAGTCCATTGGTGTGAGTAATTTTGGGGTGAAAAAGCTTTCAGAAATTCTACAAAATGCACGTGTTCCTCCTGCTCTTGTCCAG GTGGAAATGAACGCAGCATGGCAACAGGAAAATCTGAGAAAATTCTGCAAAGAGAAAGGAATTCACGTGAGTGCATGGAGCCCTCTGGGAGCTAATGGAGCTGTGTGGGGTTCCCTTGCTGTTATGGACAGTCCAATTCTAAAGGACATTGCAATCAAAACGGGCAAGACTGTGGCACAG GTTGCATTGAGATGGATAATAGAGCAAGGTGCTACTCCAATAGTGAAGAGCTTCAACAGTGAGAGAATGAAGGAAAATCTTAAACTATTTGACTGGGAGCTAAGTGAGACTGATTCGGAGAAGATTAAACAAATACCACAACATAGGGGTTTCAGTGGTGAGCGTTTTGTCAATGAATTTGGACCTTACAAAACTCCACAAGATTTTTGGGATTGA